The Agrococcus sp. SGAir0287 DNA window CTTCCAGCCGAACTACGACGGCGAGTTCCAGCAGCCCGAGGTGCTGCCGGCCTCCTACCCGAACCTGCTCGTGAACGGGGCCTCCGGCATCGCCGTGGGCATGGCGACGAGCATGGCGCCGCACAACCTCGTCGAGGTCGTGCAGGCGGCGAAGCACCTGCTCGAGCATCCCGACGCGACCGTCGACGACCTCATGGCGTTCGTGCCCGGCCCCGACCTGCCAGGCGGCGGCATCATCGCCGGCCTCGACGGCGTGCGCGACGCGTACGCGACCGGCAAGGGCTCGTTCAAGACGCGCGCCAAGGCGTCGATCGAGCGCTCGGGTCGCAAGTCGCAGCTCGTCTTCACCGAGCTCCCCTACCTCGTCGGCCCCGAGCGCGTCATCGAGAAGATCAAGGACGGCGTGCAGTCGAAGCGCCTCCAGGGCCTCTCCGACGTGCAGGACCTCACGGACCGCAAGCACGGTCTGCGCCTCGTCGTCGACGTCAAGACCGGCTTCAGCCCCGAGGCGGTGCTCGAGCAGCTCTACCGCGTGACGCCGCTCGAGGACGGGTTCTCGATCAACGCCGTCGCGCTCGTCGACGGCACGCCGCGGACGCTCGGCCTCGTCGACCTGCTGCGCGTCTACCTCGACCACCGGCTGCAGGTCGTGCGCCGCCGCAGCGCGTTCCGGCTGCGCAAGGCGCAGGAGCGCCTGCACCTCGTCGAGGGCCTGCTCATCGCGATCGTCGACATCGACGAGGTCATCCAGGTCATCCGCACGAGCGAGGACGCCGCGCAGGCGCGCACGCGCCTGCAGGACGTCTTCGACCTGTCCGAGGCGCAGGCGGAGTACATCCTCGAGCTGCGGCTGCGTCGACTCACGCGCTTCTCGCGCATCGAGCTCGAGGCGGAGGCGGACGAGCTGCGGCGACGCATCGCCGAGCTCGAGCGCATCCTCGCCGACGATGCGCTCCTGCGCCGGGTCGTCGCCGACGAGCTCGACGACGTCGCCGAGCGCTTCGGCACGCCGCGGCGCACGCTGCTGACGGAGGCGCGCCCCAAGGCGACGACGAAGGCGCAGCAGGCGCAGCTCGAGGTCGCCGACGAGCCGACCGCCGTGCTGCTGTCGGCGACGGGTCGCCTCGTGCGCGTCGACACGACCGAGCCGCTGCCCGCTCCCGCGCGACGCTCGCGGCACGACGCGATCCGCGCCGAGGTGCGCACGACGACGCGCGGCGCGTTCGGCGTCGTGACGAGCGCGGGCCGCGTGCTGCGCACGACGCCGGTCGACCTGCCGTCGGTGCCCGCGACCTCGATCGGCCTCACCGCGGGGCTCAAGGTCAAGGACCTCGTAGCGCTCGAGCGCGGCGAGGAGGTCGTCTCGATCGTGTCCCTCGCCGACGAGCGGCCCATCCTCGTCGCGACGGCGCAGGGCACCGTGAAGCGCACGCTGCCCTCCGCGCTGCCGGATCGGGCCGAGACCGAGATCATCGCGCTGAGGCCGAAGGACCGGGTCGTGGGCGTCGGCCACGCCGCCGATGCCGACTGGGTCGTGCTCGTCGCCTCCGACGCGCAGGTGCTGCGCTTCGCGGCGAAGGACGTGAACCCCCAGGGACCGGGTGCCGCGGGCATGAAGGGCATCGCGCTGAAGGGCGACGCCACGGTGCTCTTCGCGGGCGTCGCGACGGACGACGCCGCGGTCGTGACCGTGACGCAGGCCGCCGAGACCCTCGCGGGCCTCGACGACGCGCGCGTGAAGGTGTCGCGCCTCGACGAGTTCCCGCCGAAGGGACGCGCGACGGGCGGCGTCGCCGGCCACCGGTTCCTCAAGGGCGAGTCGCGGCTCGCCGCGGCGTGGGCGGGCTCCGCGCCGCTCGCGGTCGGCGCGGACGGCAGCCAGCGGTCGTTGCCGGAGCCGTCGAGCCGCACGGGCTCC harbors:
- a CDS encoding DNA gyrase/topoisomerase IV subunit A, whose translation is MTDIAAPSSGERIEDVDVAAEMQGSFLEYAYSVIYTRALPDARDGLKPVQRRILFQMAEMGLTPDRGHVKSARVVGDVMGKLHPHGDAPIYDALVRLAQDFTMRVPLVDGHGNFGSLDDGPAAPRYTEARLDAAGLSLTDGLDEDVVDFQPNYDGEFQQPEVLPASYPNLLVNGASGIAVGMATSMAPHNLVEVVQAAKHLLEHPDATVDDLMAFVPGPDLPGGGIIAGLDGVRDAYATGKGSFKTRAKASIERSGRKSQLVFTELPYLVGPERVIEKIKDGVQSKRLQGLSDVQDLTDRKHGLRLVVDVKTGFSPEAVLEQLYRVTPLEDGFSINAVALVDGTPRTLGLVDLLRVYLDHRLQVVRRRSAFRLRKAQERLHLVEGLLIAIVDIDEVIQVIRTSEDAAQARTRLQDVFDLSEAQAEYILELRLRRLTRFSRIELEAEADELRRRIAELERILADDALLRRVVADELDDVAERFGTPRRTLLTEARPKATTKAQQAQLEVADEPTAVLLSATGRLVRVDTTEPLPAPARRSRHDAIRAEVRTTTRGAFGVVTSAGRVLRTTPVDLPSVPATSIGLTAGLKVKDLVALERGEEVVSIVSLADERPILVATAQGTVKRTLPSALPDRAETEIIALRPKDRVVGVGHAADADWVVLVASDAQVLRFAAKDVNPQGPGAAGMKGIALKGDATVLFAGVATDDAAVVTVTQAAETLAGLDDARVKVSRLDEFPPKGRATGGVAGHRFLKGESRLAAAWAGSAPLAVGADGSQRSLPEPSSRTGSGVAVEQPIGAIGSALGS